The following are from one region of the Cyanobium gracile PCC 6307 genome:
- a CDS encoding septal ring lytic transglycosylase RlpA family protein, with protein MRVTQLLGTAALLFTSSIAPAQAGSLTATQAPGSSVAIRPADFPSSWERFVDEIRPVPTASNLIASAGRVSTGQASWYGPGFFGNRTASGEVFRPGTLTAAHRTLPFGTMVRVTNLWNGRSAVVRINDRGPFHGNRVIDLAHGAAKELGLTASGIADVKLEVLP; from the coding sequence ATGCGAGTCACTCAACTCCTGGGCACCGCCGCCCTCCTCTTCACCAGCAGCATCGCCCCGGCCCAGGCCGGCTCCCTTACTGCCACGCAGGCGCCAGGGAGTTCCGTTGCCATTCGCCCCGCCGACTTTCCCTCCAGCTGGGAGCGCTTCGTCGACGAGATCCGCCCCGTACCCACGGCCAGCAACCTGATCGCCTCCGCCGGTCGGGTCAGTACCGGCCAGGCCAGCTGGTATGGCCCCGGCTTCTTCGGCAACCGCACCGCCAGTGGAGAGGTCTTCCGTCCCGGCACCCTCACCGCCGCCCACCGCACCCTGCCCTTCGGCACAATGGTGCGCGTCACCAACCTCTGGAACGGTCGTTCCGCCGTGGTGCGCATCAATGACCGTGGTCCTTTCCACGGCAACCGGGTGATCGATCTGGCCCATGGTGCCGCCAAGGAGCTTGGCCTCACCGCCAGCGGCATTGCCGATGTGAAGCTGGAAGTCCTGCCCTGA
- the purM gene encoding phosphoribosylformylglycinamidine cyclo-ligase, with translation MDYRSAGVDVVAGRAFVERIRDSVETTRRPEVLGGLGGFGGLCRLPAGMKRPLLVAGTDGVGTKLELAQAHGAHHGVGIDLVAMCVNDVITSGAEPLFFLDYIATGKLGPEAMAEVVEGIADGCRQSGCALLGGETAEMPGFYGEGRYDLAGFCVAVVEEEDRIDGARVGAGDRIVAVASSGVHSNGFSLVRRILEAEAVDAGTPLPATGQGLIDALLTPTFLYAALVKELRRSGLPLHAMAHITGGGLPENLPRCLPRGVHAVVDPGSWERPPLFRWLQEKGEVPEADLWNTFNLGVGFCLVVPPVALPAVLDHCRSSGHQAWELGVVAAGDPGETPLAGLPH, from the coding sequence ATGGACTATCGCTCTGCCGGCGTGGACGTGGTCGCCGGCCGCGCCTTCGTGGAACGGATCCGGGACAGCGTCGAGACCACCCGACGGCCGGAGGTGCTGGGCGGACTGGGGGGCTTCGGCGGGCTCTGCCGGCTGCCGGCCGGCATGAAGCGTCCATTGCTGGTGGCGGGAACCGACGGGGTGGGCACCAAGCTCGAACTGGCCCAGGCCCATGGGGCCCACCACGGGGTGGGCATCGATCTGGTGGCCATGTGCGTCAACGACGTGATCACCAGCGGTGCCGAACCCCTCTTCTTCCTTGATTACATCGCCACCGGCAAGCTCGGCCCCGAGGCCATGGCCGAGGTGGTGGAGGGCATCGCCGACGGCTGCCGCCAGAGCGGCTGTGCCCTGCTGGGGGGCGAGACCGCGGAGATGCCGGGCTTCTACGGCGAAGGCCGCTACGACCTGGCCGGGTTCTGCGTGGCGGTGGTGGAGGAGGAGGACAGGATCGACGGTGCCCGGGTGGGCGCCGGCGACCGGATCGTCGCCGTGGCCAGCAGCGGTGTCCACAGCAATGGCTTCAGCCTGGTGCGGCGCATCCTCGAGGCCGAGGCCGTCGACGCCGGCACGCCCCTGCCGGCCACCGGCCAGGGGCTGATCGACGCCCTGCTCACCCCCACCTTTCTCTATGCCGCCCTGGTGAAGGAGCTGCGCCGCTCCGGGCTGCCTCTGCACGCCATGGCCCACATCACCGGCGGCGGGCTGCCGGAGAACCTGCCCCGCTGCCTGCCGCGGGGGGTCCACGCCGTGGTGGACCCCGGTAGCTGGGAGCGCCCACCCCTGTTCCGCTGGCTCCAGGAGAAGGGAGAGGTGCCGGAGGCCGACCTCTGGAACACCTTCAATCTCGGAGTCGGCTTCTGTCTGGTGGTGCCACCGGTGGCCCTGCCCGCGGTCCTCGACCACTGCCGCTCCTCGGGCCACCAGGCCTGGGAGCTGGGTGTCGTCGCCGCGGGCGACCCGGGGGAGACCCCCCTGGCCGGATTGCCGCACTGA